A region of Haloplanus sp. XH21 DNA encodes the following proteins:
- a CDS encoding transcription initiation factor IIB: protein MSDTTTYTTKATEQEQTESETVESPSCPECTGNLVTDEEHGETVCADCGLVVEEDEIDHGPEWRAFDSSERDSKSRVGAPTTQMMHDKGLSTNIGWQNKDAYGKTLSASQREKMQRLRTWNERFRTRDSKERNLKQALGEIDRMASALGLPENVRETASVIYRRALSEDLLPGRSIEGVATAALYAAARQAGTPRSLDEIATVSRVEKMELTRTYRYVVRELKLEVKPADPEQYVPRFASELDLSEEAARQARELLRSSRDRGVHSGKSPVGLAAAAIYAAALLTNETVTQSEVSEVANISEVTIRNRYKELLEAKGQADAN from the coding sequence ATGAGCGATACAACGACCTATACGACGAAAGCGACCGAGCAGGAGCAAACGGAATCGGAAACCGTCGAGTCACCCAGCTGTCCGGAGTGTACGGGCAACCTCGTCACTGACGAGGAACACGGCGAGACGGTGTGTGCCGACTGCGGCCTCGTGGTCGAGGAAGACGAGATCGACCACGGCCCCGAGTGGCGCGCCTTCGACTCCAGCGAACGCGATTCGAAGTCCCGGGTCGGCGCGCCGACGACCCAGATGATGCACGACAAGGGGCTGTCGACCAACATCGGTTGGCAGAACAAGGACGCCTACGGCAAGACGCTGAGCGCCAGTCAGCGCGAGAAGATGCAGCGTCTGCGCACGTGGAACGAGCGGTTCCGCACCCGCGACTCCAAGGAGCGCAACCTGAAGCAGGCCCTCGGCGAGATCGACCGCATGGCCTCCGCGCTCGGCCTCCCCGAGAACGTCCGCGAGACGGCGAGCGTCATCTACCGTCGCGCGCTGAGCGAGGACCTGCTCCCCGGTCGCTCCATCGAAGGCGTCGCCACGGCCGCGCTCTACGCCGCCGCCCGCCAGGCCGGCACCCCCCGCTCGCTCGACGAAATCGCCACCGTCTCCCGCGTCGAGAAGATGGAGTTGACCCGGACGTACCGCTACGTCGTCCGCGAACTCAAGCTCGAAGTCAAACCCGCGGACCCTGAGCAGTACGTCCCCCGCTTTGCCTCCGAACTCGACCTCTCGGAGGAGGCGGCCCGGCAGGCCCGGGAACTGCTCCGGTCGTCGCGTGACCGCGGCGTCCACAGCGGCAAGAGCCCGGTCGGGCTCGCCGCCGCCGCCATCTACGCCGCCGCCCTCCTCACCAACGAGACGGTGACCCAGAGCGAGGTGTCCGAAGTCGCCAACATCAGCGAGGTCACCATCCGCAACCGGTACAAGGAACTGCTCGAAGCCAAGGGCCAGGCCGACGCGAACTAA